The proteins below come from a single Asanoa ferruginea genomic window:
- a CDS encoding NAD-dependent epimerase/dehydratase family protein, giving the protein MRVLLAGATGAIGTPLIQRLVAFNHEVIGITRLVANARRLEAFGAEPLVADVLDRDGLLRAVSGKKADAVIQECTSLTRPPLRFHDMDKTNELRNLGTANLVAAAKQMGAHRFLTQSIVYGYGFGDHGTRVLTESDPFGVPADGPVGPIMDAFHETEAQACETDGLEGVALRYGLFYGGDPGTKRMIDAVRKRRMPVIKGGGGEVSLIHLDDAAAATVAALERGTPGSAYNIVDGVPVTWGELLDEMATLVDAKPPLRLPPQVLRYAAPYGYTAMTTSMRVSNERAQHDLGWTPAVVDYKQGLRMLATA; this is encoded by the coding sequence ATGAGAGTACTGCTCGCGGGTGCCACGGGTGCCATCGGTACGCCGTTGATCCAGCGGCTGGTCGCCTTCAACCACGAGGTCATCGGCATCACCCGGCTGGTGGCCAACGCCCGGCGGCTGGAGGCGTTCGGCGCCGAGCCGCTGGTAGCCGACGTGCTCGACCGCGACGGACTGCTCCGGGCGGTCTCCGGCAAGAAGGCCGACGCGGTGATCCAGGAGTGCACTTCGCTCACCAGGCCGCCGTTGCGCTTCCACGACATGGACAAAACCAACGAGTTGCGCAACCTGGGCACCGCCAACCTCGTCGCGGCGGCGAAGCAGATGGGCGCGCACCGCTTCCTGACCCAGTCGATCGTGTACGGGTATGGCTTCGGCGACCACGGCACCCGGGTGCTGACCGAGAGCGACCCGTTCGGCGTCCCGGCCGACGGCCCGGTCGGGCCGATCATGGACGCGTTCCACGAGACCGAGGCCCAGGCGTGCGAGACCGACGGGCTGGAGGGCGTGGCGCTGCGCTACGGCCTGTTCTACGGCGGCGATCCAGGGACAAAACGGATGATCGACGCGGTACGCAAGCGCCGCATGCCGGTGATCAAGGGTGGCGGTGGCGAGGTGAGCCTGATCCACCTCGACGACGCCGCGGCCGCCACCGTGGCCGCGCTGGAACGCGGCACTCCTGGCAGCGCCTACAACATCGTCGACGGCGTGCCGGTTACCTGGGGTGAGCTGCTCGACGAGATGGCCACGCTGGTCGACGCCAAGCCGCCGCTGCGGCTGCCGCCCCAGGTGCTCCGCTACGCGGCGCCCTACGGCTACACGGCGATGACCACCTCGATGCGGGTCTCCAACGAGCGGGCCCAGCACGACCTGGGCTGGACGCCGGCGGTCGTCGACTACAAGCAGGGCCTGCGGATGCTGGCCACGGCCTGA
- the rpmB gene encoding 50S ribosomal protein L28 — MASVCDVCGKGPGFGHNVSHSHRRTNRRWNPNIQTVRTPAGGGNTRKMQVCTSCIKAGKVTRA; from the coding sequence GTGGCTAGCGTGTGCGACGTCTGTGGCAAGGGGCCGGGCTTCGGCCACAACGTGTCCCACTCGCACCGGCGGACCAACCGCCGCTGGAACCCCAACATCCAGACGGTGCGCACCCCGGCCGGTGGTGGCAACACCCGCAAGATGCAGGTTTGCACCTCATGCATCAAGGCGGGCAAGGTCACCCGCGCCTAA
- a CDS encoding GNAT family N-acetyltransferase, whose amino-acid sequence MEIRQLPFTAPESVSLVTDLLADLGARYNSSGDDTPVDASEFDPPNGAFLVAFLDGEPVGCAGWRSHGTDGEEAELKRMYTAPAGRRKGVARAVLRAVEDSAREAGRKRLILECGVKQPEAIAFYTANGYERIPDFGYYKGYPDVRSFGRTL is encoded by the coding sequence CTGGAGATCCGGCAGTTGCCGTTTACCGCCCCTGAGTCGGTGTCGCTCGTCACCGACCTGCTGGCCGACCTCGGCGCCCGCTACAACAGCTCGGGCGACGACACCCCCGTCGACGCCAGCGAGTTCGACCCGCCCAACGGCGCGTTCCTGGTCGCGTTCCTCGATGGCGAGCCGGTCGGTTGCGCCGGCTGGCGCAGCCACGGCACCGACGGCGAGGAGGCCGAGCTCAAGCGGATGTATACCGCCCCGGCCGGACGGCGGAAGGGTGTGGCGCGGGCGGTGCTGCGGGCCGTCGAGGACTCGGCCCGGGAGGCCGGCCGCAAGCGGCTGATCCTGGAGTGCGGCGTGAAGCAGCCCGAGGCGATCGCCTTCTACACCGCCAACGGCTACGAGCGGATCCCGGACTTCGGCTATTACAAGGGTTACCCGGACGTGCGGTCCTTCGGCCGTACGTTGTGA
- a CDS encoding RNA polymerase sigma factor: MTTTTTEADTGADPADLAGMFTAYGRELLRYCTRRVGEQVAEDVVAETFLVAYEQRFRYDPTRGGVLPWLYGIATNLLRRHRRQEVRALRALADTDPGADAAGDRIDAQRTVRKLAAVLAGLPRRQRDVLLLFAVAELDYAEIAMALDIPPGTVRSALHRARAKVRAALTPEGETP, encoded by the coding sequence ATGACCACGACGACCACGGAAGCCGACACCGGCGCCGACCCGGCGGATCTGGCTGGCATGTTCACCGCCTACGGGCGGGAGCTGCTGCGCTACTGCACCCGCCGAGTCGGCGAGCAGGTCGCCGAAGACGTCGTGGCGGAGACGTTTCTCGTCGCGTACGAGCAACGTTTTCGCTATGACCCCACCCGGGGTGGGGTGTTGCCCTGGCTCTACGGCATCGCCACCAACCTGCTGCGGCGACATCGCCGTCAGGAGGTCCGCGCGCTGCGGGCACTCGCCGACACCGACCCGGGCGCCGACGCGGCCGGGGATCGGATCGACGCCCAGCGCACCGTGCGCAAGCTCGCCGCCGTGCTCGCCGGGCTACCCCGGCGGCAGCGCGACGTGCTGCTGCTCTTCGCGGTGGCGGAACTCGACTACGCCGAGATCGCCATGGCCCTCGACATTCCACCCGGGACGGTCCGGTCGGCCCTGCACCGGGCGCGCGCGAAGGTGCGTGCCGCCCTCACCCCTGAAGGAGAGACACCGTGA
- a CDS encoding thiamine-phosphate kinase: protein MSVARTGEFGLIARVTARLQPGASTLLGPGDDAAIVSAPDGRVVASTDALVEGRHFRRDWASGVEIGHRAAAANLADIAAMGATPTALLVALCAPPGLDARWAEDLADGMAAEAATVGAAVVGGDMAGSPTLTIAVTALGDLGGRRPVTRDGARAGDIVALCGRVGYAAAGYTVLSRGFRTPVLLVDAYRRPRVPYAAGPAAARAGATAMLDVSDGLLQDLGHVAKASKVAIDIDRSAFEVPPQMRDAAQALGVDPYHWVLAGGDDHALAATFPRDRTLPEGWREIGRVSEGTGVTVDGKAPKGPLGWDHFSS from the coding sequence GTGAGTGTGGCGCGCACGGGCGAGTTCGGGCTGATCGCCCGGGTCACCGCCCGGCTTCAGCCCGGGGCCAGCACCCTGCTGGGCCCCGGCGACGACGCCGCGATCGTCTCCGCGCCGGACGGTCGGGTGGTCGCTTCTACCGACGCCTTGGTCGAAGGCCGGCATTTCAGGCGTGACTGGGCCAGCGGCGTCGAGATCGGGCATCGGGCCGCGGCGGCCAACCTGGCCGACATCGCCGCGATGGGCGCGACCCCGACGGCGCTGCTGGTGGCCCTCTGCGCACCGCCGGGGCTGGACGCACGCTGGGCCGAAGACCTGGCCGACGGGATGGCCGCCGAGGCGGCCACCGTCGGCGCCGCCGTGGTCGGCGGCGACATGGCCGGCAGCCCGACCCTGACCATCGCGGTGACCGCCTTGGGCGACCTGGGCGGCCGGCGGCCGGTGACCCGCGACGGGGCCCGGGCCGGTGACATCGTCGCGCTCTGCGGCCGGGTGGGCTACGCGGCGGCCGGCTACACCGTGCTCAGCCGCGGCTTCCGGACCCCGGTGCTGCTGGTCGACGCCTACCGGCGGCCGCGGGTGCCCTACGCCGCCGGGCCGGCGGCCGCGCGGGCCGGCGCCACCGCGATGCTCGACGTCTCCGACGGGCTGTTGCAAGACCTCGGGCACGTCGCGAAGGCCAGCAAGGTGGCCATCGACATCGACCGCAGCGCGTTCGAGGTGCCGCCGCAGATGCGCGACGCGGCACAGGCGTTGGGCGTCGACCCCTATCACTGGGTGCTCGCGGGCGGCGACGACCACGCCCTGGCCGCCACCTTCCCGCGGGATCGGACACTCCCGGAGGGCTGGCGCGAAATCGGTCGGGTCAGCGAGGGTACGGGTGTGACGGTCGACGGCAAGGCACCCAAGGGACCGCTCGGCTGGGACCACTTCTCGAGCTAA
- a CDS encoding Lrp/AsnC ligand binding domain-containing protein — protein MVQAYILIQTEVGKARDVAASISDIPGVVRVDAVTGPYEVIALTEAHTLDELGKMIVSRVQLVPGITRTITCSVVHL, from the coding sequence GTGGTCCAGGCGTACATCCTCATCCAGACCGAGGTCGGAAAGGCGCGTGACGTGGCCGCGTCAATCTCGGATATTCCGGGCGTAGTCCGGGTGGACGCCGTCACCGGTCCCTACGAGGTGATCGCCCTGACCGAGGCGCACACCCTTGACGAGCTCGGGAAAATGATCGTTTCCCGGGTGCAGCTCGTGCCCGGCATTACCCGCACGATCACCTGTTCGGTGGTGCATCTCTGA
- a CDS encoding DUF3515 family protein: MDRSTRQAALIATAVALPLALIIVLVSFWRFSPDDPKAAPATPSPAVQATTPVPMAAPALSPRATTLCRALLSQLPQTIRDRAQRPVTAGQEQNAAYGDPAITLACGIPAPSFPPTDLVNLLDKVCWHSADTDAGTVLTTVDREVPIQVTVPKSYEAAGQWAIVFSNPVIETVPKMATPPAGCAGSR, from the coding sequence GTGGACCGTTCGACCCGTCAGGCCGCGCTCATCGCGACCGCGGTGGCCCTGCCCCTCGCCCTGATCATCGTGTTGGTGTCGTTCTGGCGATTCTCGCCCGACGACCCGAAGGCCGCGCCGGCGACCCCCAGTCCGGCGGTGCAGGCCACGACCCCGGTGCCGATGGCCGCGCCGGCCCTGTCGCCGCGGGCGACGACCCTGTGCCGCGCCCTGCTCTCGCAACTGCCGCAGACGATCCGCGACCGGGCGCAGCGCCCGGTGACCGCCGGCCAGGAGCAGAACGCCGCCTACGGTGACCCGGCGATCACCCTGGCGTGCGGCATCCCGGCGCCCAGCTTCCCGCCGACCGACCTGGTCAACCTGCTCGACAAGGTCTGCTGGCACTCGGCCGACACCGACGCGGGCACGGTGCTGACCACCGTCGACCGCGAGGTGCCGATCCAGGTCACGGTGCCGAAGTCCTACGAGGCGGCCGGCCAGTGGGCGATCGTGTTCTCCAACCCGGTGATCGAAACCGTTCCGAAGATGGCCACACCACCGGCCGGCTGCGCCGGCTCGCGCTGA
- a CDS encoding flavin monoamine oxidase family protein: MTQQPISPAVSRRGFLRAVGLSGGAGAMFATMGALGLAPTAAAAAPAYRAPTPADFHLTGRGRASVVILGGGIAGLATAYELGKAGYDCTVLEARDIVGGRNFTVRGGTTQTDLDGNTQKSRFGEGVYLNAGPGRLAQWMVTLDYCRELGVPIEVFTNANADALIFNESAGMTAPVRYRAAKADVFGYVSELLAKATNQGALDAALTAADKDRLTTFLRSFGSLGSTLGYTGGSRRGFASYPGAGTDEGTPLGAPPALSDVFASNVGRYFSFELGYDQAMLMFQPVGGMDQIPKALAKAVGHHRIKVGAEVTDVTDTGSGVAVTYRQGKATRVLRADYCVATLPPHLMARIPHNLGTPVTAALSEFGVTAAGKIGLEYQRRWWEEDDRIYGGITETDLDLQHIWYPSYGFHGRRGLVVGYYNTGAAARTYSALPHAEREARALAQGVKIHGEKYRSELVSSWSQAWDRTRYLEGAWTSPRYTSPGYQLLLQPAGRVYFAGDWLSHEVAWQHGAFVSARSVVTALHQRVLTA, from the coding sequence ATGACGCAGCAGCCCATCTCGCCCGCCGTCAGCCGCCGTGGATTCCTTCGTGCCGTCGGTCTCAGCGGCGGAGCCGGCGCGATGTTCGCGACCATGGGTGCCCTCGGACTCGCACCGACCGCCGCCGCGGCGGCGCCGGCCTACCGGGCACCCACCCCGGCCGACTTCCACCTGACCGGCCGGGGCCGGGCGAGCGTGGTGATTCTCGGTGGCGGCATCGCCGGCCTGGCCACCGCCTACGAGCTGGGCAAGGCCGGCTACGACTGCACCGTGCTCGAGGCCCGCGACATCGTCGGCGGCCGCAACTTCACCGTGCGCGGCGGCACCACCCAGACCGACCTCGACGGCAACACCCAGAAATCGCGCTTCGGCGAAGGCGTCTATCTCAACGCGGGACCCGGCCGGCTGGCCCAGTGGATGGTCACCCTCGACTACTGCCGCGAGCTCGGCGTGCCGATCGAGGTGTTCACCAACGCCAATGCCGACGCGCTGATCTTCAACGAGTCGGCCGGAATGACCGCGCCGGTGCGCTATCGCGCGGCCAAGGCCGACGTCTTCGGCTATGTCTCGGAACTGCTGGCCAAGGCCACCAACCAGGGCGCCCTCGACGCGGCGCTGACCGCGGCCGACAAGGACCGGCTGACCACGTTCCTGCGGAGTTTCGGATCCCTCGGCTCGACACTGGGTTACACCGGCGGCAGCCGGCGCGGTTTCGCGAGCTATCCAGGAGCCGGAACCGACGAGGGTACGCCGCTCGGCGCGCCGCCGGCCCTGTCCGACGTGTTCGCCAGCAACGTCGGCCGCTACTTCTCCTTCGAGCTCGGCTACGACCAGGCGATGCTGATGTTCCAGCCGGTCGGCGGGATGGACCAGATCCCGAAGGCGTTGGCGAAGGCCGTCGGCCACCACCGGATCAAGGTCGGTGCCGAAGTGACCGACGTGACCGACACCGGCTCCGGTGTCGCGGTGACCTACCGGCAGGGCAAGGCCACCCGGGTGCTGCGGGCCGACTACTGCGTGGCGACGCTGCCGCCACACCTGATGGCGCGGATCCCGCACAACCTCGGCACGCCGGTGACCGCGGCGCTCTCGGAGTTCGGGGTCACGGCTGCCGGCAAGATCGGGCTGGAATACCAGCGCCGCTGGTGGGAGGAGGACGACCGGATCTACGGCGGGATCACCGAGACCGACCTCGACCTCCAGCACATCTGGTATCCGTCGTACGGCTTCCACGGCCGGCGCGGCCTGGTGGTCGGCTACTACAACACCGGCGCCGCGGCCCGCACGTACAGCGCGCTGCCGCACGCCGAGCGGGAGGCCCGCGCGCTGGCACAGGGCGTCAAGATCCACGGCGAGAAATACCGAAGCGAGCTGGTGTCGTCGTGGTCGCAGGCCTGGGACCGCACCAGATACCTGGAGGGCGCCTGGACCTCACCCCGCTACACCTCGCCGGGCTATCAACTCCTCCTCCAGCCGGCAGGCCGCGTCTACTTCGCCGGCGACTGGCTGAGTCACGAGGTGGCCTGGCAACACGGCGCCTTCGTCTCGGCCCGCTCGGTGGTGACCGCCCTCCACCAGCGCGTGCTCACGGCCTAG
- a CDS encoding YceI family protein — translation MPTRTWEGMTIPSPGVYRLDQAHKRVGFLARHMMVSPVRGEFREASAQIVVADDPLASSVSATIHTASLTTHNPDRDVHLTSPDFLDVVRFPTMEYRSNGMTWKGADDPIFQWARLRNNKLNRRATVPEPARGPVRFVLHGHLTVRDVTRPVDLQVDFGGARRDPYGQDIFGFSASAEIEREDYGLLWNVTLESGGVLVGKTVHIEIAGEALRA, via the coding sequence ATGCCAACCAGGACCTGGGAAGGCATGACCATCCCGAGCCCTGGGGTCTATCGGCTCGACCAGGCACACAAGCGGGTCGGTTTCCTCGCCCGGCACATGATGGTCAGCCCGGTCCGCGGCGAGTTCCGCGAGGCCAGCGCGCAGATCGTCGTCGCCGACGACCCGCTCGCGTCGTCGGTCAGCGCGACCATCCACACGGCCAGCCTGACGACCCACAACCCCGACCGGGACGTCCACCTGACCAGCCCCGACTTCCTCGACGTGGTCCGCTTCCCGACGATGGAATACCGCAGCAACGGAATGACCTGGAAGGGCGCCGACGACCCGATCTTCCAGTGGGCCCGACTACGCAACAACAAGCTCAACCGCCGGGCCACGGTGCCCGAGCCGGCGCGCGGGCCGGTCCGCTTCGTCCTGCACGGCCACTTGACGGTCCGCGACGTCACCCGCCCCGTCGACCTACAGGTCGACTTCGGCGGTGCCCGCCGCGACCCCTACGGCCAGGACATCTTCGGCTTCAGCGCGAGCGCCGAGATCGAGCGCGAAGACTACGGCCTGCTCTGGAACGTCACCCTGGAAAGCGGCGGCGTTCTGGTCGGCAAGACCGTGCACATCGAGATCGCCGGCGAGGCCCTGCGCGCCTAG